The genomic stretch GGGTTCTGCTGCCCGCCTCGCTGCCGCGCGCCGCAAGGCTGGGCATCACAACCGCCTTTCTCGCACCGGGCATATTCCTGTGGATGTTCGCGCAGGCCCGGAGCGGCTGGGTGGGGCTGCTCATCGCCGTCCTCCTGCTGGCGCTCATGCTCAACACCATACGGTTGCGCCACCTTCTGCCCTTGGGTGCCATTGTGCTACTGATGGGCTTTTTCGGCCCGGAGCGGGTCCGTTTTGCCACTGCCCTGAACGACGTGCGCATCTCCGACATCTGGCCCGCCGCCATGAGCGTCTTTCACGAGCACTTCTGGCTGGGTGTAGGCAACGGGGCCTTCCGTCACGGCACCAACCTTCTGGGCATCGTCATGGAATGGAACGGAACCGTGGTGGTCTACCCGCACCCCCATAACATCTACGTGCAGCTTCTGGCGGAAACAGGCATCATCGGCTTCGGCCTCTTTGCGGCGTTCACCCTCAGCAACGGCGTGTGGAGCGGACTGCGCATACGGCAGGGGCTGCGCACGCCCGACCGCCCCTACTGGTTCGTCACCGCCCTGCTCTGGGCCTCCTACTTCGGGGGGTACCTCGGTGCCGCCGTCAGCGCCCACAGCTTCTTCCGCACGTGGTGGCTGGGCACGGCCATGCTCATACTGGGGGCCATGGTCGGCGCATGCGCCTCGTTCAACCCCGATCCTGCGCAAACCTCGGCAGCCCCTTCAGCAGAACCGCACAACCCTGCTGAGCAGGCCCCCGCACCCCCCGTTCGATAACCCCGCCTCCTGCGGCTCCGTGGCCCATGCGGCCTTTTGTCTGCTCTGCCTTGCAGGCACCGCCATATTCATGACACTGCCCCGCGCACCCCACCGCCCCGCGCAACGCGCCTGCCCCTGCATCTGCACCGGCACGGCGCATTTCCCGCCAGGCTTCTGATCATTCTTACGCCCCTACTTCCGGCTGACCGCCCGCAGCCTGCCCGCCGGGAACCCATCAGGAACCCTCCGCGCCCCATTCCGACACCCCTCCTCATTTCCGAAAGCCCCATCTCCATCTTCTCTGGCGCGCCCCTTGCAATCACTCCGGCATGGATCTGTTCAACTTCAGCAAACCCGAATTTTTCAGTTTCATACTGACCTTCATGCGCCTCAGCCTTGTGGTGTTCATGCTGCCCGTGTTCGGCGGCGATTCCGCACCCAAGATGGTCAAGGGAGCGGTGTGCATGGTGCTCACGCTGGCCGTGTTCCCGGCCCTTTCCGTCTCCGGGCACGCCATGCCGGAGCACCCCTTCGACCTCATACGCATTCTGGCGTCCGAGGCGGTACTGGGCCTCACTCTCGCGCTGGCCATAGAGTTTGTTTTCGCTGCCATCCAGACAGGCGGTCAGTTGCTGGGCTTCCAGATGGGCTTCACCATGATCAACATCGCGGACCCCATGACCGGCACCTCCGTCTCCATCACCTCGCACTTTCTCTACCTTGTTGCGCTGCTCACCTTCATGACTCTGAACGGCCACCTCTACATGCTGCAGGCGCTGGCAAAAACCTTTGAAGCCATCCCGCCGGGCCATCTGGTCATCGGCCCGGCCATCGTGCATCAGATTCTGGACCTTTCCTCCATCATGTTCTCGCTGGCCGTAAAAATCGCCGCCCCCGTCATTGCCTCGCTGTTCCTTGTGGAACTGGCGCTGGCACTCATGGGCCGCGCCGCGCCGCAGATGAACCTGCTCCAGCTGGGCTTTCCGCTCAAGATAGGCGTGGGCTTCTTCTTCATGGGCATGCTGTTCACCATCATGGCACGCCACATGGCCAACTTCATCACCGAAATCGGCCCGCTCATGACCAACCTCATCAACTCCATGTCCCCGCTTGCCCCTTAGGAGTATGAGCCATGCCGCAGAGCGATCCGAGTAAAACAGAACAAGCGACACCCAAACGTCGCAAAAAGGCGCGGGGCAAAGGCAACGTCGCAAAATCGCAGGAACTGGGGAAGGTCGTCTCCATTCTTGCGGGCATGTACGGGCTCTACGCATGGATAGGCGTCATTTACGACAGCATGAACAAGATCATGGTGCGCTTCCTGCGCGACAGCATGCAGTTCTCGGCCACACCGGAAAGCGTGTACGATATTTTCAAGTGGCTCTCCACAGAACTGGCCAAAATGCTCATTCCCCTGCTCTTCTTCATCGGCTTTCTGGCCTACCTGAACATGCGGGTGCAGGTGGGCAAACTGTGGACCACAGAAGTCTTCAAATTCAAATGGAGCAGGTTCAACATCATCTCCGGCCTCAAGCGCCTTTTCGTCTCCACCCAAACCCTCATCCGGATGGGCAAAAGCATCCTGCAGGCCGTGGTCATCGGGTTTGCGCCCTATCTGGTCATCAAGTCCGAAATGGCAAACTTCCTGCCCCTCTATTACACAGATGCGGCGGGCCTTTCCGTGTATCTGCTGGAAACGGGGCACAAGATGGTGCTTTACGCCCTCGTCCCCATGACCATCATCGCCCTGGCCGACCTGTGGTACACCCGCTGGGACTACGAAGAAAACCTGAAGATGACCAAGCATGAAGTAAAGGACGAGCGCAAACAGGCGGAAGGCGACCCCAAGATCAAGGCCGAACAGCGCAAAAAGATGCTGCAGGTCATGATGCGCCGCATGATGCAGGATGTCCCCAAGGCAGACGTGGTCATCACCAACCCCACCCACATCGCCGTGGCTCTGCGGTATGACGCCATGGAGGCACCCGCCCCGCGCGTGCTTGCCAAGGGAGCGGACCATCTGGCCGAAAAAATCAAGGAAGTGGCCCGCGAACACGGCATCCCCGTGCGGGAAAATGTACCTCTGGCACGTGCCTTGTATAAGTCGGTTGAGATTGGCGAAATGATCCCCGAAGACCTGTACAAGGCGGTGGCATCCATTCTTGCCTCGCTGCATAAATTCAAAGGGAAACAAAGGGGTTAGCAGAGCACGCCACACACGGCTCGCACAACCCCCCAGCCCGCGGAAGGTGTCGGAAAAATGGCTAAACAGGAAATCACAGCTCCCAAGATAAATTATGAGCGTTTCGCCAAGCAGGGCGACATTCTGCTGGCAGGCGGTGTTATCACCATCCTGTTCGTCATGCTCATTCCCCTGCCCACCTTCTTTCTGGACATCATGCTCAGCCTGAGCATATCGCTGGCGCTCATCGTGCTGGTCACATCCATGTTCATGCTTTCGCCGCTGGAATTTTCCATCTTCCCGTCTCTGCTGCTGGTCACCACGCTGCTGCGCCTTGCGCTGAACGTGGCCTCCACACGCCTCATTCTGCTGCACGGCGATGAGGGAACAGGTGCCGCAGGCTCCGTCATTCAAGCCTTCGGCGAGTTTGTGGTAGGCGGCAACTATGTGGTGGGCGCGGTTATTTTCATGATTCTCTTCATCCTGAACAAGATGGTCATCACCTCCGGTACCACGCGTATCGCAGAAGTGGCGGCCCGCTTCACCCTGGATGCCATGCCCGGCAAGCAGATGGCCATTGAAGCCGACCTCAACGCAGGCCTCATAGACGAGGAAACCGCCAACGAAAAGCGCAACATCATCCGGCGCGAAGCAGACTTCTACGGCGCCATGGACGGCGCGGGCAAGTTCGTGCAGGGCGACGTTACCGCCGGCCTGCTCATCACCATGATCAACATCATCGGCGGCATCCTCATCGGCATCGTGCAACAGGGCATGCCCTGGCAGGACGCTCTTACCACATACACCCTGCTCACCATCGGCGACGGACTTGTCGCCACCATCCCATCCATTATCATTTCCACCTCGGCGGGCATCATCGTTTCCCGTGCGGCGGCAGAAGCGAAAATGGGCGAAGAATTCATCGGCCAGCTCACCTTCAACTCCCGCGCCCTCAAGCTGGTGGCAATGGTGCTGCTCATTTTCGCGCTGGTTCCGGGCATGCCTTTCCTGCCCTTCACCATCTTTTCGGCAGGCCTGTTCTTCATTTCCACACTGGTGGGTTCCCCCGGAGACAGCGCCGCGGAATCCGGAGGCAAAAAGGGCAAAGGTGCCAAGGCCGAATCCAAGGGGCTGGACACGCCCGAAGAGGTGCAGACCCTGCTCCCGCTGGACGCACTGGAACTGGAAGTGGGCTACGGCCTCATCCCGCTGGTGGACGAGGAACAGGACGGCAACCTGCTCTCGCGCATCCGCTCCATCCGCCGCCAGTTCGCGCTGGACGTGGGCGTGGTTGTTCCCTCGCTGCACCTGCGCGACAACCTGCAACTCAAGCCGGGGCAGTATTCCGTGCTGGTCAAGGGCAACGCGGTGGCCGGGGCAGAAATCCTTATCGACCACTACCTCGCCATGGACCCCGGCGACGCCAAGCACCACATAAAGGGCATAGAAACCCGCGAACCCGCCTTCAACCTGCCCGCCCTGTGGATTCCGCAGAGCCAGAAAGAAGAGGCCATGCTCGCAGGCTACACGGTGGTAGACCCCTCCACCGTCATCGCCACCCACCTTACCGAGGTCTTCAAGCGTAATCTTGCGGATTTCCTCGGCAGGCAGGAGGTGCAGGCCCTTCTGGACAACCTCGCCAAGCACGCCCCCAAGGCCGTGGAAGAGCTGGTACCCGGCATTCTCTCTCTGGGCGTGGTGCAGAAGGTGCTCCAGAATCTGGTGCGCGAAAACGTCTCCATACGCGACCTGCTCTCCATTGTGGAAACACTGGCGGACTATGGCCCCGGCGTCAAAGACCCGGACACCCTCACAGAATACGTGCGCGAACGTCTGGCCCGCACCATTGTAAAGCCATACATGGACAGCAGCGGCGTTCTGCCCATCATTACGCTGGACCCCTCCGTGGAAAAGACCGTACAAGAGGCCATCCGCCGTTCAGACGGCGGCACCTATCTGGCACTGGACCCGGCAACGGCACAGCGGCTGATACAATCCGTGAACCAGAGCGTGGAAAACGCGGTGGCGACAGACGGTCAACCCGTCCTGCTCACCTCGCCTGTCACCCGCCCGCACCTTGCCCAGTTGATAATGCGGTTTCTGCCCTCGGTGTCTGTCATCTCGCAGGCAGAAATTCCTTCTGATATCCGACTCACCTCCGTCGGCAGCGTAGGACTGAAGTAATGCAGGTTAAAACCTTCACAGGGCCGGACACCAAAACCGTTCTCGGCCGCATCAAGCAGGAGATGGGGCTCGACGCCGTCATCCTCTCCAAGCACGAGGGCAACGGTGAAAACGGCCCGTGGTGCGAAATGACGGCGGGCCTGGAACGCGCTGTCAAAACTTTGGATGCGGGCGGCAACGGCAACGGCAAGAATGCCGCCTCGCCCGCAGGCTGGAATGAATGGCACCGCGAATGGTCGCTCATCAAGGAGCACCTGCTGGTCCTCATGAAGCCGGGCATCCGGCTGGAAGACCTTTCGCCCCGCCAGCGCGTGGCACTGGAATATCTGGAGCGAGAAGGCGTGGAAGGCACCGTGCTGCTCGACCTCTTCGGCAGGCTGCGCAGCACCCCGCACGCCTCCGTTCTGGAACCGCTCTCAGATATGGTATCCGTCAAGCCGTGGGAAGAGAGCCACTGGCCGGAACGCGTGCACGCCGTGGCCGGCCCCTACGGCGCGGGCAAGACCAGCACCCTTGTGCGCATGGCCCTTTCGCTGCGCAGCCGCCGGCCGGACATGAGCATCTGCATCGTGAACGCAGACAGCGAACGCGGCAACGGACGCCTGCTGCTCAAGCATTACGCGGAACTTTCCGACATGGCCTACCGCGAAGCCTCCGACGGTGTAAGCCTTGCCAACGTCCTGCGCGAATCCCGCCAGTTCGACAGGGTGCTCATAGACCTGCCCGGACTCGGCAGGCAGGATTCCTTTTCCGCCCTGTCCACGCGCATGGGCCTGTGCGCCGCGCAGGATATGGCGGTGCATCTGGTGCTTGCCCCCTCCTACGCGCCGCAGCAGATGGCCAGCTTCATGCGGCAATACGCAAACGGCTGCGCAGGGAGCATTATCTGGACGAAACTGGACGAAGCCTGTACCTTCGGGGCAGTCGTCAACATGGCGGTATCGTCCGGTTTACCTGTCTCCGCGCTCTCTTTCGGGCCGGGACTCAAAAACACGCTCACGCCCGCGCGCGATGTCATGCTGTGGAGACTGCTCTTCAAGCACCAGCTCCCGTGTGACACACCTTCCCGCGGCGATGCGGCCATTTAAGACAACGGAGTTGCACTGACTATGAAGGGCGATTATCCTCTGGTATTTTCCGTCACCTCCGGCAAGGGCGGAGTCGGCAAGACGAACATGTCCGTCAACCTTGCGCTGTGCCTTGCCCGGGCGGGCAAACGCGTGGTGCTTCTGGACGCGGACCTCGGCCTTGCCAACGTGGACGTGGTGCTGGGCATGACGCCCACACGCAACCTTTTCCACCTGTTCCATGAAGACGCTTCCCTGCAAGACATCCTTTTCGACACGCCCTACGGTTTCAAAATCCTGCCCGCCTCGTCCGGCATGAGCGAGATGCTCGCCCTGTCCACCGGCCAGAAGCTGGAACTGCTGGAGGCCATGGACGGCCTGGAAGATGCCGTGGATTATCTGATAGTTGACACCGGGGCCGGGATAAACGACAACGTACTGTACTTCAATCTCGCGGCGCAGGAGCGCATTGTGGTGCTCACGCCGGAACCCACCTCGCTGACGGACGCTTACGCCCTCATCAAGGTGATGAAGCTCAACCACGGGGTCGAGCATTTCAAGGTGCTTGTAAACATGGTGCCGGACGCAAAAACGGCCAAGGAAATGTTTACCAGACTGTACGCGGCGTGCGACCATTTCCTTTCCGGCGTCTCGCTGGATCTCGTGGGCTACGTCCCCCGCGATCCGGGCGTCCGCAAGGCGGTGGTCAACCAGCGCCCCTTCTGCGCGGAAGCGGAAGGCGGCCCCGCCTGCGCGGCAGTGCGCCAGGTGGCGCAGACCATTCAAAACTGGGATGTATCGGCCAACCTTGATGGAAATATCAAGTTCTTCTGGAAAAAGCTCCTCTTCCGGCAGTAGCCCGGAAACAGGCGGGAGCAGGGGCGGTGCGGCTGGTTCCGGGGGCAAACAGGCCCCGTGGGAAATGCTGGAATCCGGCTCCGTGGCGTGGGAGGACATGTCCAACCGCGAACAGGAAGCCGTTGTCCGCCACTATGCCCCAAAGATCAAATTCCTCGCCCTGCGCCTCAAGGCAAAGCTGCCCAAGAACGTGGAACTCGGCGAGCTCATCAGCGCGGGCACGCTGGGCCTCATGGAATCGCTCGGCAAGTTCAACCCCAAAATGGGCATCAAGTTCGACACCTACGCCGAAAGCCGCATCCGGGGAGCCATGCTGGACGAGTTGCGCAGGCTCGACTGGTTCCCCCGCAGCCTGCGACACCGGGTGCGACAACTGGAACAGGCCATCCACCGGCTGGAGAATGATAAAGGCCGTGCCCCCACCGAGCAGGAACTGCAGACAGAAACAGGGCTGGATGAAAAAGACGTACGGCTGGGGCTGGAAGCCCTGCAGAACCAGCTGTGCCTGAGTCTGGACGCCATACAGGACACCTTTTCCACAGAAGGCCGCGAATCCATTGACGGAGAACCCTTTCAGGCCACTGCCCTCAGCGAGCTCATCGAGCGCGTTGCGTCACTTATCGACCAATTGACACCTAGGGAAAAGCTGGTATTATCGCTCTATTACAGTGATGAACTGAATATGCGTGAAACCGCAGAGGTAATGGGAATAACCGAAGGCAGGGTTTCCCAGTTGCACACGCAGGCCCTGCAACGGTTGCGACGCGAGTTTCACACCTCCTACGGAGAAAACGACGGCATCTGAGCCGACAAGGAGTTTCACATGGCCTTCGACCCGAACATGCGCGTTCTTGTAGTGGACGACTTTTCCACCATGCGCAGAATCGTTAAGAACATCCTGCGCCAGATCGGCTTCACCAACATCGTGGAAGCGGATGACGGCACCACCGCATGGGAAACTCTGAACAAAGACAAGATAGACTTCATCATCTCCGACTGGAACATGCCCAACATGACCGGCATTGAACTGCTGCGCAAGGTCCGCGGCAGCGAAGAGTTCGGCGACCTGCCCTTCCTTATGGTCACTGCCGAAGCCCAGCAGGAAAACATCATAGAAGCAGTGCAGGCAAAGGTCTCCAACTACATCGTCAAGCCGTTCACCGCAGAGACGATGAAGCAGAAGATCGACAAGATTTTCCCGTAGCGGACCCGCGCAACCGGTCCTTCTTTGCAGTCTGTTTGCCCCGGCTCACCCTGCCTTTCCCCTGTCCGGCAATATCCGATACGCTTCCGCCGGGGCAGCTAGAGGCCGTGTGTTCGGGGCGCACCTGACTGTGAAAAACCTTTCCCATCGGGCTGCTCCCGGCGGTGGGATGCAAAGCGTAAAAATGCTCAGAGTCCTAGGGCACCAGAACCTGTGCTCAGGTCTGAATGTTCCGCAGCAACGCAGCAGACAGCCTTCCTCAACGGCCGGACGCAGAAAGGCCGCATCCGCGCGGAGGACGGCCAACCGGCCAACCCATGACACCCGGCACCCATGGCAGACGATGACCTCTCACTGGACGGAGATCTCTCCGACAAGGCGCAGCTAGACACCGAAGAGCTGGGTGGTCTTGCTGGTGCCGCAGGGGGAGCCCCGGCGGGTAAGTCTGAAGACAAGGTCGAACTGGACCTTGAAGACGCCCCCTTTCTCGAAGATGATGAAGAGGAAGAGGAGCAGCCTGCCGCAGCACAGCCTTCCGGCCCGGTGCTGCTGGAAACACCCGGTGAGAAGAAGCCCAACCCGCTGAAGACGCTTCTCGACAACAAGAAAATTCTCTACCCCTCTCTGGCGGTCATCGCCCTGCTGATCATCCTCCTCGCGTGGCTCGTGCTCAAGCCCGCCCCCCGCCCGGAGCCGCCGCCCCAGCCGGAACAGGTCACCGTGCAACAGCCGGAACAACCGGAACCGGAGCCTGCAAAGCAAGATTCCTTTGTCGTCACGTGGGACCCTTTCTGGGTGGAACAGAAGGACAAAGACGGCAAAATCCGCTTTCTGGTATGCAAATTCGCCGCCGCCACGGATAATGAAAAACTTTCATGGGAGGCGGGAACAAAAAAGGTGGTGCTGCGCGACGCCCTGTTCTATTATCTGCGCAATAAAGATCTCCTGTTCCTGACCGATGAAAAGAATGTAGAGGTACTCAAGACCGACCTTCTGGCGGTCATCAACCAATACATGAGCAACGGACAGTTCGAGGATCTGCTCATAGAACATTATCTGGTGAAATAATATGTCATTGGATGCCAGCCTGCCCGTTCTTCTGGCGCAGATGGGCCATGTGCAGGAAATAGCGCACAAAGAATCGGCCCACCCCGAGGCGCAGCAAGCAGCCGCGAAGCAAACCATCGCGGAGACGCTGAAGCACGAGCAGAATGCGGTGGAAAGGCCCGACAAGGCAGAGCAGTCCAAGCTCCTGCTGGAAAAGGACGGCAAGGGCGGCACCGGCGGACACGGCAAGGACAGGCGCAGACGCAACCCCCCGCCCGACGAACCGGAGGAAGAAGAAACCGTCCGGACCGCGAAAAGTCCCTGGCAGGGAAACATCCTGAATGTGAAGGTCTGACCCCCACCACGCGCTGCCTTTAGCCATAGAGACGCCCGCATGCAACTTTCCCACTGGATTCTGCTTTTCATGAGCGTGACGGAAATCGCCCTGCTCCTGCTGCTCTTTGTCTTTTTCCTCCGCCTCAAGCGTTCCGAATCGCTGCTCAACGAAATGCAGGCCAAGCAGGAAGCCTTTGCCGCCAAAATCCGCTTCAACGCCGAGTTGGAGCAGGAGCTTGTAGACTCCTTTGCCCAACGTCAGGAACAGTTGCGCCAGCTGGACATTCAGCTGGAAGCCCGCGCCGCGTCCCTGCAAAAACTCATCAAGCAGGCAGAAGACATCACCCGTTCACCCCATTTCCTGCGGGAAATGATCATCGACGGACACCGCAAAGGCCGTTCGCCACAGCAGTTGGCGCGCGCCACAGGGCTTTCCGTGGATGAGGTGGAACTCATCCTCATGAAATCGGGCAATTAGCCGCCCCGCCTGCCCTCCCATGAAGACCACGCGCATCTATCCCGCAAACACCGTCTCCGGCAACGCCGCACAGGACCGCGATTCCGGCAACAGAGCCGCCGCGTTCCGCCGCGCCCACAGGCCGGGGCAGGTGCTGCGCGGCAGAATGCTGCGCTTTGTACGCGGTACTATGGCATGGGTGAACGTCGCCGGGCACGAACTGCTTGCAGAACTGCACACCCGTCCGGAACCCGGCGTCCCCCTCCATTTTCTGGTGGAACAGACCGTGCCGGACATCCTTCTGCGCGAACTGGACCCGGAAGAAGCCCGCCACTATCAGGCCCACCCGCCCCGCACACCGCAGGACATAGCGCGCGACTATCTCACCGCCCGTGATGCACTGGACGCACTCCTCCACCAGCGTCTCTGGCCCCTTGCCCCGGCAGGCGACACTCCCCACGCCGCCAGTGCGTCCCAAAGCAAGGCAGACTTCTCCGCCTTCATCGCGCAGGATGCAGAAGCCCTTGCCGCCTTCACACTGGTGCAGCGGCACAGGCTGACCGTCAACCGTCTGCTCGCAGAGCGCAACAGCGGCGAACTGTACCACCTGCCATGGCTCCTTCCC from Desulfovibrio psychrotolerans encodes the following:
- a CDS encoding O-antigen ligase family protein; translated protein: MPNISLSREALVRRYHAIRSHPAASRAGDWLIAAGVCTFALLMPLGNMFAEIGGVLCLAGVLWTYLFNFRQSALHRYPLWPLYALFLAFLAFKVVHSIHLQTSWYVFNSNIHKGFVLFLAGLEFVRTRKRLYLFALLLAAASLVQGLDGIYQFINGTDFIKNAMTEGGRLTASMGGGRVGNYMSMALLPSLVLWVLLPASLPRAARLGITTAFLAPGIFLWMFAQARSGWVGLLIAVLLLALMLNTIRLRHLLPLGAIVLLMGFFGPERVRFATALNDVRISDIWPAAMSVFHEHFWLGVGNGAFRHGTNLLGIVMEWNGTVVVYPHPHNIYVQLLAETGIIGFGLFAAFTLSNGVWSGLRIRQGLRTPDRPYWFVTALLWASYFGGYLGAAVSAHSFFRTWWLGTAMLILGAMVGACASFNPDPAQTSAAPSAEPHNPAEQAPAPPVR
- the fliR gene encoding flagellar biosynthetic protein FliR, producing the protein MDLFNFSKPEFFSFILTFMRLSLVVFMLPVFGGDSAPKMVKGAVCMVLTLAVFPALSVSGHAMPEHPFDLIRILASEAVLGLTLALAIEFVFAAIQTGGQLLGFQMGFTMINIADPMTGTSVSITSHFLYLVALLTFMTLNGHLYMLQALAKTFEAIPPGHLVIGPAIVHQILDLSSIMFSLAVKIAAPVIASLFLVELALALMGRAAPQMNLLQLGFPLKIGVGFFFMGMLFTIMARHMANFITEIGPLMTNLINSMSPLAP
- the flhB gene encoding flagellar biosynthesis protein FlhB, yielding MPQSDPSKTEQATPKRRKKARGKGNVAKSQELGKVVSILAGMYGLYAWIGVIYDSMNKIMVRFLRDSMQFSATPESVYDIFKWLSTELAKMLIPLLFFIGFLAYLNMRVQVGKLWTTEVFKFKWSRFNIISGLKRLFVSTQTLIRMGKSILQAVVIGFAPYLVIKSEMANFLPLYYTDAAGLSVYLLETGHKMVLYALVPMTIIALADLWYTRWDYEENLKMTKHEVKDERKQAEGDPKIKAEQRKKMLQVMMRRMMQDVPKADVVITNPTHIAVALRYDAMEAPAPRVLAKGADHLAEKIKEVAREHGIPVRENVPLARALYKSVEIGEMIPEDLYKAVASILASLHKFKGKQRG
- the flhA gene encoding flagellar biosynthesis protein FlhA — its product is MAKQEITAPKINYERFAKQGDILLAGGVITILFVMLIPLPTFFLDIMLSLSISLALIVLVTSMFMLSPLEFSIFPSLLLVTTLLRLALNVASTRLILLHGDEGTGAAGSVIQAFGEFVVGGNYVVGAVIFMILFILNKMVITSGTTRIAEVAARFTLDAMPGKQMAIEADLNAGLIDEETANEKRNIIRREADFYGAMDGAGKFVQGDVTAGLLITMINIIGGILIGIVQQGMPWQDALTTYTLLTIGDGLVATIPSIIISTSAGIIVSRAAAEAKMGEEFIGQLTFNSRALKLVAMVLLIFALVPGMPFLPFTIFSAGLFFISTLVGSPGDSAAESGGKKGKGAKAESKGLDTPEEVQTLLPLDALELEVGYGLIPLVDEEQDGNLLSRIRSIRRQFALDVGVVVPSLHLRDNLQLKPGQYSVLVKGNAVAGAEILIDHYLAMDPGDAKHHIKGIETREPAFNLPALWIPQSQKEEAMLAGYTVVDPSTVIATHLTEVFKRNLADFLGRQEVQALLDNLAKHAPKAVEELVPGILSLGVVQKVLQNLVRENVSIRDLLSIVETLADYGPGVKDPDTLTEYVRERLARTIVKPYMDSSGVLPIITLDPSVEKTVQEAIRRSDGGTYLALDPATAQRLIQSVNQSVENAVATDGQPVLLTSPVTRPHLAQLIMRFLPSVSVISQAEIPSDIRLTSVGSVGLK
- a CDS encoding flagellar biosynthesis protein FlhF, with protein sequence MQVKTFTGPDTKTVLGRIKQEMGLDAVILSKHEGNGENGPWCEMTAGLERAVKTLDAGGNGNGKNAASPAGWNEWHREWSLIKEHLLVLMKPGIRLEDLSPRQRVALEYLEREGVEGTVLLDLFGRLRSTPHASVLEPLSDMVSVKPWEESHWPERVHAVAGPYGAGKTSTLVRMALSLRSRRPDMSICIVNADSERGNGRLLLKHYAELSDMAYREASDGVSLANVLRESRQFDRVLIDLPGLGRQDSFSALSTRMGLCAAQDMAVHLVLAPSYAPQQMASFMRQYANGCAGSIIWTKLDEACTFGAVVNMAVSSGLPVSALSFGPGLKNTLTPARDVMLWRLLFKHQLPCDTPSRGDAAI
- a CDS encoding MinD/ParA family protein — translated: MKGDYPLVFSVTSGKGGVGKTNMSVNLALCLARAGKRVVLLDADLGLANVDVVLGMTPTRNLFHLFHEDASLQDILFDTPYGFKILPASSGMSEMLALSTGQKLELLEAMDGLEDAVDYLIVDTGAGINDNVLYFNLAAQERIVVLTPEPTSLTDAYALIKVMKLNHGVEHFKVLVNMVPDAKTAKEMFTRLYAACDHFLSGVSLDLVGYVPRDPGVRKAVVNQRPFCAEAEGGPACAAVRQVAQTIQNWDVSANLDGNIKFFWKKLLFRQ
- a CDS encoding FliA/WhiG family RNA polymerase sigma factor; translation: MEISSSSGKSSSSGSSPETGGSRGGAAGSGGKQAPWEMLESGSVAWEDMSNREQEAVVRHYAPKIKFLALRLKAKLPKNVELGELISAGTLGLMESLGKFNPKMGIKFDTYAESRIRGAMLDELRRLDWFPRSLRHRVRQLEQAIHRLENDKGRAPTEQELQTETGLDEKDVRLGLEALQNQLCLSLDAIQDTFSTEGRESIDGEPFQATALSELIERVASLIDQLTPREKLVLSLYYSDELNMRETAEVMGITEGRVSQLHTQALQRLRREFHTSYGENDGI
- a CDS encoding chemotaxis response regulator CheY; amino-acid sequence: MAFDPNMRVLVVDDFSTMRRIVKNILRQIGFTNIVEADDGTTAWETLNKDKIDFIISDWNMPNMTGIELLRKVRGSEEFGDLPFLMVTAEAQQENIIEAVQAKVSNYIVKPFTAETMKQKIDKIFP
- a CDS encoding flagellar basal body-associated FliL family protein — its product is MADDDLSLDGDLSDKAQLDTEELGGLAGAAGGAPAGKSEDKVELDLEDAPFLEDDEEEEEQPAAAQPSGPVLLETPGEKKPNPLKTLLDNKKILYPSLAVIALLIILLAWLVLKPAPRPEPPPQPEQVTVQQPEQPEPEPAKQDSFVVTWDPFWVEQKDKDGKIRFLVCKFAAATDNEKLSWEAGTKKVVLRDALFYYLRNKDLLFLTDEKNVEVLKTDLLAVINQYMSNGQFEDLLIEHYLVK